From the genome of Methanococcoides methylutens, one region includes:
- a CDS encoding APC family permease, with product MGEEVTLKRELGLLEITLSGVGSILGAGIYVLIGKAAGLSGNALWLSFLFAAIAAGLTAISYMELSSMFPKAGAEYEYVRNAFGEFPGLLIGLLVVFVEIISGSTVALGFAGYFEVLFHTPVIPSAIALILLFTLILFVGIKQSARAAILMTVIEIIGLLVIISIGLPYMGSVDYLEIQSLSGIFEASTLVFFAFLGFEEIVKLSQETKDPHRTTPRALIIAIATTILLYMLVALAAVSVLDWRILSTSSAPLAEVASVALGSNAFVILSLIALFSTANTVLLMQIGGSRILYGMAESGSLPSLISWVHPGTRTPWVSILVFTLLSIMFVFIGDIALVANMTNFMVFIIFITINLSLIWLRYSRPDIERPFRIPFNIGRFPLSPIFGILCALLLFAHLSLEVIVYGFILLLVGVLIVFIGLKSQSNLRQVK from the coding sequence ATGGGAGAAGAGGTTACTCTTAAAAGAGAGCTTGGGCTTTTGGAGATCACACTCAGTGGTGTGGGAAGCATACTGGGAGCCGGTATATATGTTCTTATTGGAAAGGCAGCAGGTCTTTCGGGCAATGCCCTTTGGTTGTCCTTTTTGTTTGCTGCCATTGCTGCCGGGCTTACCGCTATAAGTTACATGGAGCTTTCATCCATGTTCCCCAAGGCAGGGGCCGAATATGAGTATGTCAGGAATGCCTTCGGTGAGTTCCCGGGTCTTCTTATAGGCCTGCTGGTCGTTTTCGTGGAGATCATTTCAGGCTCTACCGTTGCCCTGGGCTTTGCGGGATATTTCGAGGTTCTGTTTCACACACCTGTTATTCCCTCAGCTATCGCTCTTATACTGCTGTTCACATTGATCCTTTTCGTGGGTATTAAGCAATCTGCAAGGGCTGCTATTCTTATGACCGTCATCGAGATCATAGGCTTGCTTGTGATAATCTCCATAGGACTTCCCTATATGGGTTCTGTGGACTATCTGGAGATACAGAGCCTGTCAGGCATATTTGAGGCATCAACGCTTGTTTTCTTTGCATTCCTCGGCTTTGAGGAGATAGTAAAGCTATCACAGGAGACAAAGGACCCCCATAGGACGACACCCAGAGCCCTTATAATTGCCATTGCAACCACTATATTGCTTTACATGCTTGTTGCATTGGCTGCTGTGAGTGTCCTTGACTGGAGGATATTGTCAACGTCTTCGGCTCCCCTGGCAGAGGTTGCATCCGTGGCGTTGGGCAGCAATGCATTTGTCATCCTTTCGTTGATAGCTCTTTTCTCGACTGCCAATACCGTTCTGCTTATGCAGATCGGGGGCTCGAGGATACTCTATGGTATGGCTGAATCCGGTTCACTTCCCTCATTGATCTCCTGGGTTCATCCGGGGACAAGGACTCCATGGGTCTCTATATTGGTGTTCACATTACTCTCAATAATGTTTGTTTTCATAGGCGATATCGCGCTCGTGGCGAATATGACCAATTTCATGGTCTTTATCATCTTTATAACGATCAATCTTTCACTGATATGGTTGAGGTACTCAAGGCCTGATATCGAAAGACCATTCAGGATTCCCTTTAACATAGGCCGTTTTCCCCTTTCACCAATTTTTGGTATATTATGTGCCCTTTTGCTCTTTGCACACCTGAGTCTTGAGGTCATTGTCTATGGTTTTATTTTATTGCTTGTAGGTGTCTTGATAGTATTTATCGGGTTAAAGAGCCAAAGTAATTTAAGACAGGTCAAATAA
- a CDS encoding RNA polymerase Rpb4 family protein, which yields MIVKQVQSEELLTVPEVKEILSEIMEERTERGEELGYELRKAINHADMFAKISAEKSRELVSKLLELEKMKPEIAVHIADIMPQSRDELRALYAKERFTLTEEELDTILNLVIESME from the coding sequence ATGATCGTCAAACAAGTTCAGAGTGAAGAGTTATTGACTGTTCCTGAAGTCAAGGAAATACTTAGCGAGATAATGGAAGAACGCACAGAACGCGGCGAAGAACTGGGATATGAGCTGCGCAAAGCTATCAACCATGCAGACATGTTCGCAAAGATCAGTGCCGAAAAGTCCAGAGAACTTGTAAGCAAACTTCTTGAACTGGAGAAGATGAAACCTGAGATCGCAGTACATATTGCTGACATCATGCCTCAGAGCAGGGATGAGCTCAGGGCACTTTACGCAAAAGAGAGATTCACTTTGACCGAAGAAGAACTGGATACGATACTGAATCTGGTAATCGAGTCAATGGAATAA
- the trmY gene encoding tRNA (pseudouridine(54)-N(1))-methyltransferase TrmY produces MRDFVIIAHKALTTGDFSLNDMPGAAGRMDILCRCINSSLFLSHDLRRDVQVHLVLLGEPEPGKIVRFDGEHIRYLNPDERSAGSLIKKALQKTAGEWETRSTPGVFIKKGGLDTLLTEFREEGRKFIYLHEDGEDIREVSDLTDDAVFILGDHVGVTEEEEQMINEQGAQTISLGPIPLHADHCIILINNEIDRTMAEKVQ; encoded by the coding sequence ATGCGAGATTTTGTGATAATTGCCCATAAAGCCTTGACAACAGGCGACTTTTCCCTCAATGACATGCCCGGAGCAGCCGGCCGCATGGATATCCTTTGCAGATGTATAAACTCATCATTGTTCTTATCCCACGATCTGAGAAGGGATGTTCAGGTTCATCTGGTATTACTTGGAGAACCGGAGCCCGGAAAGATAGTCCGTTTTGACGGAGAGCACATAAGGTACCTGAACCCTGATGAGAGAAGTGCAGGTTCACTTATCAAGAAAGCACTCCAGAAAACAGCAGGCGAATGGGAAACACGCTCCACACCCGGAGTGTTCATTAAAAAGGGTGGTCTTGACACCCTCCTGACCGAGTTCAGGGAAGAAGGAAGAAAGTTTATCTACCTGCATGAAGATGGCGAAGATATACGCGAAGTTTCCGACCTTACAGATGATGCTGTGTTCATTCTTGGTGACCATGTTGGTGTCACTGAAGAGGAAGAACAAATGATAAATGAGCAGGGAGCACAGACCATCTCCCTTGGCCCAATACCACTACATGCAGACCATTGCATAATACTGATCAACAATGAGATCGACAGGACAATGGCAGAGAAGGTCCAGTAA
- a CDS encoding META domain-containing protein has protein sequence MNTKKLLSIFIIFAVLTCTLIAVGCTEADNGNDIVDTEKEEENIVSPDEIIDIEWQWSGLIETEPASQSVVPDPENYTLTLRSDGTYSIKADCNIGSGSYKLEGNNLTLAPGPITLAYCGPDSLDSQYLSLLSNVTNVSMDDDQLVLGIGENGDRMLFVKGEVAED, from the coding sequence ATGAACACAAAAAAATTATTATCAATTTTCATAATCTTTGCAGTACTTACCTGCACCCTGATAGCAGTAGGTTGCACAGAAGCTGATAATGGGAACGACATTGTTGACACAGAAAAGGAAGAAGAGAATATCGTATCCCCTGATGAGATCATTGACATAGAATGGCAATGGTCAGGCCTGATAGAAACAGAACCAGCCAGCCAGTCAGTGGTTCCTGATCCGGAAAACTACACACTTACGTTGAGATCAGATGGAACATACTCCATTAAAGCGGACTGCAACATTGGAAGTGGCAGTTATAAACTGGAAGGAAATAACCTTACATTAGCACCAGGACCAATAACACTTGCATACTGTGGACCGGACTCACTGGACAGCCAGTACCTTTCTTTATTGAGCAATGTTACAAACGTCTCAATGGATGACGATCAGCTTGTTCTGGGTATCGGAGAGAATGGTGACAGAATGCTCTTCGTTAAAGGAGAAGTAGCTGAGGACTAA
- a CDS encoding TIGR00266 family protein has translation MADEIDYKIHGNEMQLVEIGLDKGETVKAEAGAMMFMGDGIKMETSTGGGILKGLKRAFSGEGFFITSFTQTGKGKGSVAFGAPYPGKIVPIDLSEEGGSFLCQKDSFLCAADGTDVTIAFSKRIGAGLFGGEGFILQRLHGDGLAFVHAGGTVLKKELAQGETLRVDTGCLVAFSESIDYDIQLVGGFKNALFGGEGMILATVKGPGKVYLQSLPFSRLADRIAAAIGSGESNRGESGGISGIGEAALGGILGGDRKF, from the coding sequence ATGGCAGATGAGATCGATTATAAGATTCATGGAAATGAGATGCAGCTGGTAGAGATCGGGCTTGATAAAGGGGAAACGGTAAAGGCAGAGGCCGGAGCCATGATGTTCATGGGCGATGGTATCAAGATGGAGACCTCTACAGGCGGAGGTATTCTGAAAGGTCTCAAAAGAGCATTCTCAGGTGAGGGCTTCTTTATAACATCCTTCACCCAGACCGGTAAAGGTAAGGGGAGTGTTGCTTTCGGTGCCCCTTATCCGGGTAAGATCGTGCCGATCGATCTCTCTGAAGAGGGTGGAAGCTTCCTCTGCCAGAAAGATTCTTTCCTTTGTGCTGCTGATGGTACCGATGTTACTATCGCATTCTCCAAAAGGATCGGAGCAGGTCTTTTCGGTGGTGAGGGGTTCATTCTCCAGAGACTTCACGGTGATGGTCTTGCATTCGTCCATGCAGGTGGCACTGTTTTGAAAAAGGAGCTTGCACAGGGAGAGACCCTGAGAGTGGATACTGGATGCTTGGTAGCATTCTCTGAAAGCATTGACTATGACATCCAGTTAGTGGGCGGTTTCAAGAACGCGCTCTTTGGTGGTGAGGGTATGATACTGGCAACGGTCAAGGGACCGGGTAAGGTATACCTCCAGAGCCTCCCGTTCTCCCGTCTTGCTGACAGGATCGCTGCAGCCATCGGTTCCGGTGAATCCAACAGGGGAGAAAGCGGTGGTATCTCAGGTATCGGTGAGGCTGCACTCGGTGGCATCCTCGGTGGCGACAGGAAATTTTAA
- a CDS encoding metallophosphoesterase family protein, which produces MRILALADVHGDPSHIDGLLEKAGDVDLAVISGDLTQFGPGSGAEKLLSMFDVPVLAVPGNCDPKDVMEAIDSSDAVNLHNSMKKIDGFTFIGMGGSCPTPFNTPFELEEDEIEKTLEPLFEAAEGTIVLLSHTPPRGLLDDVGGQNVGSTAVAKFFNRAKLVICAHIHEARGFARSGDTFLVNPGMAAQGYAALIELDEDNVSVVFLED; this is translated from the coding sequence ATGAGAATACTTGCCCTTGCGGATGTACATGGTGATCCTTCCCATATCGATGGCCTGCTGGAGAAAGCAGGTGATGTCGATCTTGCGGTGATCAGTGGTGATCTGACCCAGTTCGGTCCTGGCAGTGGAGCTGAGAAATTGCTTTCAATGTTCGATGTACCAGTCCTTGCAGTTCCCGGAAACTGTGACCCGAAGGATGTCATGGAAGCGATCGATTCATCGGATGCGGTAAACCTGCATAATTCTATGAAGAAGATAGATGGTTTTACGTTCATAGGAATGGGCGGTTCCTGCCCAACCCCATTCAATACACCCTTCGAGCTTGAAGAGGATGAGATCGAAAAGACCCTTGAGCCACTTTTCGAAGCTGCTGAAGGCACTATAGTGCTCCTCTCCCACACTCCTCCTAGGGGGTTGCTGGATGACGTCGGAGGCCAGAATGTGGGAAGCACAGCCGTGGCTAAGTTCTTTAACCGTGCAAAGCTCGTGATCTGTGCGCATATCCATGAGGCAAGGGGATTCGCCAGATCCGGCGATACTTTCCTTGTAAATCCTGGCATGGCAGCACAGGGATATGCTGCTTTGATCGAGCTGGATGAAGATAATGTAAGCGTGGTCTTCCTTGAGGACTGA
- a CDS encoding ATP-dependent zinc protease family protein, whose protein sequence is MDKEERKLILGWREWVALPELGLPAIKAKVDTGAKTSALHAFNVEHYRDNDVEMVRFMVHPIQNDQELQIECTAPLKDKRQVTDSGGHKEMRYVIETDVVVASLRYPIEITLTDRDTMRFRMLLGRSAIENRAFVDPAESYMNGKLDAYKIYKLKTEVDK, encoded by the coding sequence ATGGATAAGGAAGAACGCAAATTAATACTTGGCTGGAGAGAGTGGGTCGCACTACCGGAACTGGGACTACCTGCTATAAAGGCTAAAGTGGATACCGGTGCAAAGACATCAGCACTGCATGCTTTCAATGTGGAGCATTACAGAGACAATGATGTTGAAATGGTCCGTTTCATGGTTCACCCCATACAGAATGACCAGGAACTACAGATCGAGTGCACAGCACCTTTAAAGGACAAACGTCAGGTGACAGATTCCGGCGGCCACAAAGAGATGCGATATGTCATCGAAACAGACGTAGTTGTTGCTTCCCTTCGTTATCCAATTGAAATTACACTTACTGACCGTGATACCATGCGCTTCAGGATGCTTCTGGGACGCAGTGCAATAGAGAACCGGGCATTTGTTGACCCCGCTGAATCCTATATGAACGGGAAACTTGACGCATACAAGATATACAAACTAAAGACCGAGGTTGACAAATGA
- a CDS encoding DUF21 domain-containing protein encodes MNDIIIWLLILLCLSQSALFSGLTIGLFGLSRLRLEIEAEAHNIHAIKVLKLRKDPHLLLSTLLWGNVGVNVLLTLLTDSVMIGSSAFIFSTVFITCFGEIMPQAYFTRNALKMGASLTPLVKMYIMLLYPVTKPSAMVLDRWLGTEKLEFFKETSIRIMLQKHIREDTSDIDRMEGLGALNFLSLDDLSIKQEGSLIDQNSIIEIDTYNGRPIFPEIGTPEFEELLQKIARPAKKWIIAVDENDHPIVAIDSTSFIRDAIYRKPFYPLRYCHAPIIVKSPKEKIGDVLHKLKVYPVDSEDDVIDNDLILYWNDDDPEKIVITGSDILGRLFRGIVNRVR; translated from the coding sequence ATGAATGATATCATCATCTGGTTACTTATTCTTCTTTGCCTGAGCCAATCTGCACTGTTTTCGGGGTTGACCATTGGTCTTTTTGGGTTAAGCCGTCTCAGACTTGAAATAGAAGCCGAAGCTCACAATATACACGCAATTAAGGTCCTCAAGCTGAGGAAGGACCCGCACTTACTGCTTTCCACCCTTTTGTGGGGTAATGTGGGTGTCAATGTACTGCTTACCCTTTTAACGGATTCAGTAATGATAGGCAGCTCTGCATTCATATTCTCTACAGTGTTCATTACATGTTTTGGAGAGATAATGCCACAGGCATATTTTACAAGGAATGCCTTAAAGATGGGTGCTTCATTAACGCCTCTTGTGAAAATGTACATAATGCTATTATATCCTGTTACAAAGCCTTCTGCAATGGTACTTGATAGATGGCTCGGCACGGAGAAGCTTGAGTTCTTCAAGGAGACATCCATAAGGATAATGCTTCAAAAACATATCAGGGAGGATACCAGCGATATCGACAGGATGGAAGGACTTGGTGCTCTGAATTTCCTGTCACTTGACGACCTTAGCATAAAGCAGGAAGGTTCCCTCATAGACCAGAATTCCATAATAGAAATTGATACTTATAACGGCCGACCGATCTTTCCGGAGATCGGAACACCAGAGTTTGAAGAGCTGCTTCAGAAGATAGCACGGCCTGCCAAGAAATGGATCATCGCTGTCGATGAGAACGACCATCCTATAGTGGCAATCGATTCCACATCGTTCATAAGGGATGCCATCTACAGAAAACCATTCTATCCATTACGATACTGCCATGCCCCTATAATCGTAAAAAGCCCTAAGGAAAAGATAGGAGATGTGCTCCACAAGCTGAAGGTATATCCTGTGGACTCTGAAGATGATGTCATAGATAATGATCTCATACTTTACTGGAATGATGACGACCCTGAAAAGATAGTCATAACAGGTTCTGATATCCTTGGTCGGCTTTTCAGGGGTATCGTCAATAGAGTCAGATGA
- a CDS encoding 50S ribosomal protein L21e, translating into MPTSHGERSCTRYKLKKTVRERGLSPVSKAIQEFEDGQMVHIDIDPSIQKGMPNAKFQGKTGKVLGQRGRAYLLQVRDGNSMKEVISLPQHLKPQKYN; encoded by the coding sequence ATGCCAACATCACACGGTGAAAGAAGCTGTACTAGGTACAAATTGAAGAAGACTGTTAGAGAAAGGGGACTCTCTCCTGTAAGCAAGGCTATCCAGGAATTCGAAGACGGACAGATGGTCCACATCGATATCGATCCAAGCATACAGAAGGGAATGCCAAACGCAAAGTTCCAGGGAAAGACCGGTAAGGTACTTGGACAGCGCGGAAGAGCTTACCTTTTACAGGTCAGGGACGGAAACTCTATGAAAGAGGTTATTTCCCTTCCACAGCACCTGAAACCACAGAAATACAACTAA
- a CDS encoding MBL fold metallo-hydrolase, producing MKITFLGTGVAIPQKGRVQSGLLMEIDEKKVLFDCGGGVLNRIFESGNSHTDINTIVLSHLHLDHVADVMCLLKANWLCDKFDSTIYGPSGTREWLDRLMDIYPYMKEKVSVDVVEVAPEEEFRLIDVCDVKCAAGIHSVPSLAYQVRSEDKTVVYSGDTEPCDDIMALAQGCDMLIHECSFPLEFEMTNHTTPDMLRPYIRNSGIRAVYLTHLYPHMQGYEEEALEYLKEEFEGEVHIPSDLMVVEI from the coding sequence ATGAAGATAACATTTCTTGGAACAGGTGTGGCAATACCACAAAAGGGCAGGGTGCAATCAGGACTCCTTATGGAGATCGATGAGAAGAAGGTCCTTTTCGACTGCGGAGGAGGTGTCCTGAACCGGATATTCGAGAGCGGGAACTCGCATACGGACATCAATACAATTGTGCTTTCGCATCTGCACCTGGACCATGTGGCTGATGTTATGTGCCTTCTCAAGGCGAACTGGCTGTGTGATAAGTTCGATTCCACCATTTATGGTCCCTCAGGCACGCGGGAGTGGCTTGACAGGCTCATGGACATCTATCCTTACATGAAGGAAAAGGTCAGCGTCGATGTCGTTGAGGTCGCGCCGGAGGAAGAGTTCAGGCTCATCGATGTGTGTGATGTGAAATGTGCCGCCGGAATACACAGCGTGCCCTCATTGGCTTATCAGGTACGGTCTGAAGATAAGACAGTAGTCTACTCAGGGGATACCGAGCCGTGTGACGACATCATGGCACTGGCTCAGGGTTGTGACATGCTTATCCACGAGTGCTCTTTCCCGCTGGAATTTGAGATGACGAATCACACCACGCCTGACATGCTGAGACCTTACATCAGGAATTCCGGCATCAGGGCAGTGTATCTTACCCACCTTTATCCTCACATGCAGGGGTATGAAGAAGAAGCTCTTGAATATCTGAAAGAAGAGTTCGAGGGGGAGGTTCACATACCCTCCGACCTCATGGTTGTTGAGATCTGA
- a CDS encoding class I SAM-dependent methyltransferase, with protein MKNTPVWLFDEMKHVGVDYSAQNVVEDYDNRHQGFRNFKQEATQIYNDLNLSAESIIVDLGCGTGGLSIHLARMCKHVYAVDISKEMLAVLEKKATQKSIKNITTTHAGFLTYDHKGEQADAIISNVALHHLPDFWKQLALCNFYEILKPGGKLFLGDVVFGFQPKEYENEINDWLNNMRNLAGDAMADEAITHVRDEYSTWDWIMWGMLERAGFTVNKKLEVMKNTCAYICTK; from the coding sequence ATGAAGAATACTCCAGTTTGGTTATTTGATGAGATGAAACATGTCGGAGTTGACTATTCAGCCCAAAACGTTGTTGAAGATTATGACAATCGCCATCAGGGATTCAGAAACTTCAAGCAGGAAGCGACCCAAATCTATAATGATCTTAACCTATCTGCCGAGTCAATTATTGTAGACCTTGGATGTGGCACAGGTGGGCTGAGTATCCACCTTGCCCGGATGTGTAAACATGTTTACGCCGTTGACATTTCAAAAGAGATGCTTGCTGTTCTTGAAAAGAAAGCAACACAAAAAAGTATAAAAAATATTACAACAACTCATGCCGGTTTCCTGACATATGATCACAAGGGAGAACAAGCGGATGCAATTATATCAAATGTCGCTTTACACCATCTTCCCGATTTCTGGAAACAGCTAGCTCTTTGTAATTTCTATGAGATCCTTAAACCCGGAGGGAAATTATTCCTTGGGGATGTAGTGTTTGGATTTCAACCAAAAGAATATGAGAATGAAATAAACGACTGGCTTAATAATATGAGAAACCTTGCAGGAGATGCGATGGCTGATGAGGCTATCACTCATGTTCGCGATGAGTACAGCACCTGGGATTGGATAATGTGGGGAATGCTTGAGAGAGCAGGATTTACTGTAAATAAAAAGCTAGAAGTGATGAAAAATACATGTGCTTATATCTGCACAAAATAA
- the rimK gene encoding 30S ribosomal protein S6--L-glutamate ligase has protein sequence MKIALLSRNRKLYSSRRLIEAAEERGHEVQVIDVLRAYMNITSHRPTIHYKGEELDGFDAVIPRIGASVTFYGTAVLRQFEMMGVYPLNESVAITRSRDKLRSLQLLSRKGIGLPVTGYASKPDDIKDMIKMVGGAPLVVKLLEGTQGIGVVLAETQKAAESVIEGFMGVKANILVQEYIKEASGADIRCFVIGGKVVAAIKRQALAGEFRSNIHRGGTAEIIRITPEERSTAVRAAKIMGLNVAGVDLLRSNHGPLVMEVNSSPGLEGIETATGKDIAGMIIDYTEKNSKTGKTRTRGKG, from the coding sequence ATGAAGATCGCCTTATTATCAAGAAATCGTAAGCTTTACTCATCCCGCCGCCTGATCGAAGCAGCCGAAGAAAGAGGGCACGAAGTTCAGGTAATAGATGTACTAAGAGCCTATATGAACATCACATCCCACAGGCCAACCATTCACTACAAGGGTGAGGAGCTTGATGGCTTTGATGCAGTTATCCCTCGTATAGGTGCATCTGTGACATTCTATGGTACTGCAGTTCTCCGACAATTCGAAATGATGGGAGTTTACCCGTTGAACGAATCGGTCGCAATCACCCGCTCCAGGGACAAGCTTCGGTCTTTGCAACTGCTTTCCCGTAAAGGGATAGGACTGCCTGTGACGGGATATGCAAGCAAGCCTGATGACATCAAAGACATGATAAAAATGGTCGGCGGTGCACCCCTTGTTGTTAAGCTGCTCGAAGGAACTCAGGGCATTGGTGTAGTACTGGCAGAAACACAAAAGGCTGCAGAAAGTGTGATAGAAGGCTTCATGGGCGTAAAAGCCAATATTCTGGTCCAGGAATATATCAAAGAAGCAAGCGGAGCTGATATTCGTTGTTTCGTCATAGGCGGAAAGGTAGTTGCAGCCATAAAAAGGCAGGCACTTGCAGGAGAATTCAGATCGAACATACACAGAGGAGGTACGGCCGAGATCATCAGGATCACACCGGAAGAACGCTCAACTGCCGTCCGTGCTGCAAAGATCATGGGACTCAATGTTGCCGGCGTTGACCTTTTGCGATCCAATCACGGCCCTCTGGTAATGGAAGTAAATTCCAGCCCCGGTCTGGAAGGAATAGAAACTGCAACAGGTAAGGATATTGCAGGCATGATCATTGATTATACCGAGAAGAACAGTAAAACCGGTAAAACAAGGACCCGTGGGAAAGGCTGA
- a CDS encoding tRNA pseudouridine(54/55) synthase Pus10, with the protein MNILDTAKKIIQEGPICDHCMGRQFAKLSTGLTNDQRGRAVKLALAMEGDRISKDEGDKEILEELSSSSINARKSLRKEGEDEKCWVCLGLFEKLDDWAERAEIALKDYEYSTFLVGTKMSGLLSENEEILWTESEATHAEQFKSELNREVGKLIAKRTNKEVELDTPDILVTLDLANEEVILQVRSVYILGRYRKLVRTIPQTRWPCRSCKGRGCEACNFTGKQYPESVDELTKDPVIEALRCTDTKFHGAGREDIDALMLGTGRPFVVEAVEPLLRACDLKKVEKEINDRAAGKIEVIGLTFTPKATVEALKSSKADKVYNLKVTFKEQIPEEKLRSAINELIGAQIGQRTPQRVSHRRADLVRKRTVHDIKLNELTEDYAMIEVHCEGGLYVKELISSDEGRTVPSLTGLIGTQATVAELDVIGVDI; encoded by the coding sequence GTGAACATACTCGATACTGCAAAGAAGATCATCCAGGAAGGACCCATTTGTGACCACTGTATGGGAAGACAGTTCGCAAAGCTCTCTACCGGATTGACCAATGATCAAAGAGGACGTGCCGTTAAGCTCGCACTCGCTATGGAAGGCGACCGCATTAGCAAGGATGAGGGTGACAAAGAGATACTGGAAGAGTTAAGCAGCTCAAGTATCAACGCCCGTAAATCATTGAGGAAGGAAGGCGAAGATGAAAAATGCTGGGTATGTCTGGGACTTTTCGAGAAACTTGATGATTGGGCCGAGAGGGCTGAGATCGCACTCAAGGATTATGAATATTCTACGTTCCTTGTCGGAACAAAGATGAGCGGACTCCTGAGCGAGAACGAGGAGATACTCTGGACAGAATCCGAAGCCACCCATGCGGAGCAGTTCAAGTCCGAGCTTAATCGCGAGGTAGGAAAGCTCATTGCAAAAAGGACAAATAAAGAAGTTGAGCTTGACACCCCGGATATACTCGTGACACTTGACCTTGCTAACGAAGAGGTCATTCTACAGGTGCGTTCGGTCTATATCCTTGGAAGGTACAGGAAACTTGTGCGAACCATACCGCAGACACGCTGGCCATGCAGGTCATGCAAGGGCAGGGGATGCGAGGCATGCAACTTCACCGGAAAGCAATATCCAGAATCAGTTGATGAGCTTACCAAGGACCCTGTTATCGAAGCACTGCGCTGCACTGACACAAAGTTCCATGGTGCAGGCCGTGAGGACATCGATGCCCTGATGCTCGGTACCGGAAGACCTTTCGTGGTAGAGGCTGTTGAACCACTGCTTCGTGCATGCGATCTTAAGAAAGTTGAGAAAGAGATCAATGATCGTGCTGCCGGCAAGATAGAAGTAATTGGCCTTACTTTTACACCAAAGGCCACTGTCGAGGCTCTCAAGAGCTCAAAGGCGGATAAAGTTTATAACCTTAAAGTTACATTCAAAGAGCAAATTCCAGAGGAGAAACTCAGATCGGCCATCAATGAACTCATTGGTGCACAGATCGGCCAGAGAACACCACAGCGTGTATCTCACAGAAGGGCAGATCTGGTACGTAAGCGAACCGTCCATGACATTAAGCTTAACGAACTGACCGAGGACTATGCAATGATCGAAGTTCATTGCGAGGGCGGCCTCTATGTCAAGGAACTGATATCCAGCGACGAAGGAAGAACCGTGCCAAGCCTTACAGGGCTCATCGGCACACAGGCTACCGTTGCCGAGCTGGACGTCATCGGAGTCGACATTTAA
- a CDS encoding class I SAM-dependent methyltransferase, whose amino-acid sequence MTESPIFEIFDGLPRQSPGNNKCTEKAFNLLSSLPAGSKILDIGCGVGMQTIHLAKICNDCHITATDIYQPFLDKLMENAVEDGVNDRITTVRASMDDLPFEAGEFDLIWAEGSIFVIGFEKGLSYWKQFLKEGGYMALTESTWFTDEPSSEVIQFWQDCYPDIKNIPDTEKVILSVGYDLIDCFKLPASAWWDFYAYLEKRVDDISDSYKGNTEAEEILSFNRREIKIFREHPDEYGYTFFILQKNADK is encoded by the coding sequence GTGACAGAATCACCGATTTTTGAGATATTTGATGGATTGCCCAGACAGAGTCCGGGTAATAACAAGTGTACTGAAAAAGCTTTTAATTTGCTTTCTTCCCTTCCTGCAGGCAGTAAGATCCTTGACATTGGTTGCGGTGTGGGTATGCAGACAATTCATCTTGCGAAGATCTGCAACGACTGCCACATCACTGCAACTGACATTTACCAGCCTTTTCTGGATAAGCTGATGGAAAATGCAGTTGAAGATGGAGTCAATGACAGGATCACCACGGTTCGTGCTTCCATGGATGACCTGCCTTTTGAAGCAGGAGAATTCGATCTCATCTGGGCAGAAGGCTCTATCTTTGTCATTGGTTTTGAAAAAGGGCTTAGCTACTGGAAACAGTTTCTGAAAGAAGGAGGTTATATGGCACTGACAGAAAGCACATGGTTCACAGATGAACCTTCTTCGGAAGTTATTCAATTCTGGCAGGACTGTTATCCTGATATCAAGAACATACCTGATACTGAAAAAGTTATCCTGTCAGTAGGATATGATCTCATTGACTGCTTTAAATTACCAGCTTCTGCCTGGTGGGATTTTTATGCCTATCTGGAAAAAAGAGTCGATGACATCAGTGATAGCTATAAAGGAAACACCGAGGCAGAAGAGATACTTAGTTTTAACAGAAGAGAGATAAAGATCTTCAGAGAACACCCGGATGAATATGGTTATACGTTCTTCATTTTACAGAAGAACGCAGATAAATGA